The genomic interval GTGCTCGAGCGCCTGGGCCTGCAGCGGCTGTTCGACCAGCCGACCCGGATGATCATGCGCCATCTGGAGCGCGAGCCGATCAAGGCTGCCTTGGCCAGCTTCGGGATCGCCATGGCCGTGGCCGTGCTCGTCGTGGGCAATTTCGGTCTCGATGCGGTCAATTACATCTTTGCCGCGCAGTTCGACCTGGCGCAGCGCCAAGACATCAGCTTGACGTTCGTCGAACCACGCCCGGCGCGGGCCATCTTCGAGGCGGAACACCTGCCCGGCGTCATCCAGTCGGAAGTGTTCCGCGCAGTGCCGGTGCGGTTCCGGGCGGGCCATCGCACGCGGCTCTCCGGCATCGTGGGTCTGCCGCAACGGCCCCGTTTGAATCAGGTGATCGACGACGACTTGCGCAACGTGGTGTTGCCGCCCGAAGGCGTCGTATTGTCGACGAACCTGGCGCAGGCATTGGGTGTCGACGTGGGCGAGCCCGTCACGGTCGAGATCCTCGAGGGCGAACGACCGATTCGTTCGCTCGTCGTGGGCGCGATCGCGTCGCAGTTCATCGGTACGGCCGCCTACATGGAAATCGGCGCTTTGCACCGCTTTATGCGCGAGGGGGCCAGTGTGTCCGGCGCCTATCTGCTCACCGATCCGCTGGTCAACGACAATCTCTACCAGCAACTCAAAGAGACCCCCGGGGTGGCCAGCGTGGCACTCAAGGGGGCCGTGGTCGAGAGTTTTCGCAATACCGTGGCCGAAAACCTGTTGCGGATGCGCCTCTTTAACATTGGTTTCGCCTCGATCATTGCTTTCGGCGTGGTTTACAATAGTGCTCGGATTGCCTTGTCGGAGCGGGGGCGCGAGCTGGCGAGCTTGCGCGTACTCGGATTCACGCGTGGAGAAATCTCGTATATCCTGCTAGGCGAACTGGCCGTGCTGACCTTGGCCGCGCTGCCCGTGGGGTTGACGATCGGCTACATACTCTGCTGGTTCGCCACGACTTCGACCAACAGCGAATTCATCTCGCTGCCGGTCGTGGTGCAGCGAGGGACGTACGCCTTTGCCGTGCTGGTGGTGTTGATCGCAGCGTTGTTCTCGGGCCTGGTCGTCCGGCGGCGACTCGATCATTTGGACCTGATTGCCGTCCTCAAAACCCGCGAATAGTGCACCATGTTGCGCAACCCGGACGGCACAAAACGGCGTCAGTGGGGCAAGCTCTTGCGCCGCACCGCGGGGATTTCCGGGGGCCTGGCCGTCGTGGCGGCGATCGTCGTGGCCATGCTGCCCCGCGCGCAACCGGTCGACATGGAACAGGTGGTCACCGGGCCGCTGGTCGTCACGGTCGACGAAGAGGGCAAGACCCGGGTGCGCGAGCGCTACATCGTCTCGGCACCGCTGATGGGCCGCATGCAGCGCATCGAGCTCGACCCCGGTGACGAAGTTGGCGCCGGACAGACGCTGCTGGCGGTGATCGAGCCGTCGGACCCGTCGCTGCTCGATCCTCGGGCGCGGGCCGAGGCCGAGGCCCGCGTCAAAGCGGCCGAGGCCAGTGTCGAAGCGGCGCAGCCCAACTTGGAGCGTGCCAAGGCAGCGCTCGATTTTGCCCGCAACGAGTTCGAGCGTGCCAAGCAGATGTACGAAACGAAGACGGCGCCGCTGGTCGATTTCGAGAATACGCAATTGTTGCTCCGTACGCGCGTCGAAGAATTGCGATCGGCCGAACTGGGCCAGCAAATCGCGCAATTCGAACTCGAGCAGGCCAAGGCGGCGCTGCTGCGCACCCGACCCGAAGCCGAGGCTGGCAGCGACAATCACTTTGAAATCCGTTCGCCGATCAACGGTCGCGTGCTGCGCGTCCGTCAGGAGAGTGCTGGGATCGTCACGCCCGGCACCGAGCTGGTCGAGTTGGGCGATCCGGCCGACTTGGAGGTCGAGATCGACGTGCTGTCGAGCGATGCAGTGAAGATGCGCGTCGGCACGCGGATCATCCTCGAACAATGGGGCGGCGACCATCCGCTGAACGCCACCGTCAAACGCATCGAACCTTCGGCCTTCACGAAGATCTCGGCGCTCGGAGTCGAGGAACAGCGCGTGTACGTCGTGGGCGATCTGAACGACACCCTGGAAGATCGCAGCGCCCTGGGGGACGGGTTTCGCGTCGAAGCCCGCATCGTCATCTGGGAGTCGCCCCAGGTGCTTCTGGTGCCTACCAGCGCGCTGTTCCGCCAGGGCGAAGAATGGGCCGTTTTTTGCGTTGCAGACGGACGCGCGCAAACTCGCGTGGTCAAAATTGGACATCGCAACGCCCTGCAGGCCGAGGTGGTCGAGGGCCTGCGCGAAGGCGACACCGTGATCGTGCATCCCGGGGACAGCATCAAAGATCAGATTCGCGTCCAGCGTCGGGCATAGAACAAGGCGGGTCGATGCGACGAACGGTGCAAGCCAGGGTGCTGTTATGGACGCTCGTCGTGCTCGCGGCAGGCGCAAACGCCTTGCGGGCCGCGGACGCCACGTCGCCGGCCGTGTCGTTTGATCAGCACGACGATCGCCTGTCGATCCGAATTGGCGATCGACAGGTAGCCGAATATCGGTGGCAGGACCCGGAGATCTCGCGGCCATACCTGTGTGATGTCTACACCACGGGCGGTTTCCGTGTGACGCGCAATCACCCCCCGGTAGCAGGTCAGGACCCCACGGATCACGACAAGTTTCACCCGGGCATCTGGCTGGCGTTCGGCGATTTGAGCGGCGCCGATTCGTGGCGCAACAAGGCCGCGATTCGCCAACTTGAAATCAGCGAACCGCCCCGGGTAGACAGTGGCGTCGGCGCGTTTGAGGTCCGTCAGGAGTATCGGAACGCTGCCGGGGACCAGGTGCTCGCCGAGGAAGCATGTCGCCGAGAGATTCGCGTGCGGGCCGAGGGCTGGCTGCTCGTGTGGAATTCGACCTTCAAGCCGCGCGGATCGGAAATCGTTTTCGGCGATCAAGAGGAACTCGGCCTCGGCGTCCGACTAGCAACTCCGCTGGCCGTCAAGCAAGGTGGCCGGATCGTCAACAGTGACGGCCTGGAGAACGAGGCGCAGGCGTGGGGCAAGCAAGCCGATTGGTGTGAATACTCCGGCGAGTTCCAGGGGCGCCGCGTCGGCGTGCTCTTGATGCCTGATCCGAACAATTTCCGGCGCTCGTGGTTCCATGCCCGCGATTACGGCTTCATCGCCGCCAACCCCTTTGGGCGGGCCGCGTTTACCGGCGGCGAACCGAGCCGCGTGGTGGTGCGTTCCGGTGAGGCTTTTTCTCTGCGTTATGCCGTCTTGATCTTCGACGAAGACCCGGCGCAGCCCTTCGATCGGGCCCGCGTGTTTCGTGACGTTGTGAAATCGTGGAGTGGCCGCTAGGCGCGAGGGCCCGCATGGCACCGAGCGTGCTCGAGCAGATTTGGATATATCCGATCAAGTCGCTCGACGGTGTGCGAGTCGACGCGGCCGCGGTCTTGCCGAGCGGCGCACTGGCCCACGACCGACGCTGGGCGCTCGTCGATGCCGCGGGGCCCGAACCGCGGCCGTTCGTGAATGCGAAACAAACGGCGCGGATTCATGCCCTGCGCGCCCAGTTCGAGCTCGACTGCCGCAAGGTTCGTCTGCAGGGCGACGGGCGGGAATTCCAAGGGACGATTGATGCGCCGGAATCGCTGGCCTGGCTGTCGGCGTTCTTCGGCCGCGAAGTCGGGCTCGTCGAGAATGCTGCGACAGGCTGGCCCGACGATACCGAAGCCTCGGGGCCGACGATCGTGTCGCGGGGCACGCTAGCAAGCGTCGGCGAATGGTTCGAGGGTTGGGCGACCGAGGAAGCGACGCGGCGGTTCCGTCCCAACCTGGTGCTCGCGATCGATGAGCCCTTTTGGGAAGACCGGCTGTACGGCCCAGGCGTGGCGACCGTGCGGTTTCGAATCGGTGCGGTCGAGTTCGAAGGCACGAATCCGTGCCAGCGCTGTGTCGTGCCGAGCCGGCAGCCCCAAACGGGGATCATCACAAGCGGTTTTGCCCGCCGCTTTGCCGAGCAGCGCGAGGCCACCTTGCCAGGCTGGGCGGCGCGCGATCGGTTCGACCATTTCTACCGGCTGACCGTGAATACGCGCCTGGCGCCTGGCTGCAGCGGCGGCACCATTCGATGCGGCGACCGAATTGAGATTGTCGAGTAGCGTCTGCCTGCGGAGAATGGCTTGGCGTTCTTCACCAGTCCAGGCCGCAGCCGCAATTGCCAATGCGTTGTCCCCAGTGTCATCGCGAGAACAAGGCCGACGCGTCGATGTGTCGCCACTGCGGCGCGCGGTTGGAGCCCGATGTTCAGGAGGACGTTCCGGCGTCGAAGCCGTCGCGGGCCGATCTGCCCGCCTGGCAGGCCACCGCATTGACGATGTTCGAGCAGGGGCGCGTGATCGATGCGATCAAGGCCTGCCGCGCCGAGACCGGGCTTGGTCTGAAGGAAGCCAAGGAAGCCGTCGAACGACTGGCCGCCGAGCACGGCTTGTCGGACGTCGTCCGTCGGCAGCAGCGCACGCAAACCTTGGGCTGCATGATTCTGGCCGTCGTGGGCGTATCGCTGATCGCGTCGTTTGTTTGGCTCAGCATCCGCGGCTGATCGGCGGCGCTCGCCGGAATCAACATCAACGCAAGGACGAGATCGACATGCCAGGCGACGTGTTGCATATCGACAAAGGCGCAGGCGCGCTCTACCGGGTGCTCGGCGGCGATGTCATCTATTGCAAGCTCGTCGGCAGCGATACGGGTGGCGCTTTCAGCGTGTTCGAGACGATCGTACCGCCGCAAGGAGGGCCGCCGCCGCACGTTCATCACCGCGAAGACGAAACGTTTTATGTCGTCGAAGGGCAATTCGAGTTTTCGGTTTCCGGCCGCACGATCAGCGCTGGGCCGGGGGCTGTCGTCTATGCGCCACGCGATCTGCCCCATCGATTTCAGAACGATTCCGCCACGCCCGGGAAGATGCTGGTCATCGCCTGCCCGGCGGGGATCGAGCATTTCTTTGCCGAGCTATCTCAGTTCCCCGCGACCGGGCCGCCCGAAGTCGAGAAGCTGCAAGCGCTCGCTCTTCGCTACGGGCTCGAGTTATTTCTGTAGCATTTATGGCGTTCGTGCCGGCGA from Pirellulales bacterium carries:
- a CDS encoding HlyD family efflux transporter periplasmic adaptor subunit, giving the protein MLRNPDGTKRRQWGKLLRRTAGISGGLAVVAAIVVAMLPRAQPVDMEQVVTGPLVVTVDEEGKTRVRERYIVSAPLMGRMQRIELDPGDEVGAGQTLLAVIEPSDPSLLDPRARAEAEARVKAAEASVEAAQPNLERAKAALDFARNEFERAKQMYETKTAPLVDFENTQLLLRTRVEELRSAELGQQIAQFELEQAKAALLRTRPEAEAGSDNHFEIRSPINGRVLRVRQESAGIVTPGTELVELGDPADLEVEIDVLSSDAVKMRVGTRIILEQWGGDHPLNATVKRIEPSAFTKISALGVEEQRVYVVGDLNDTLEDRSALGDGFRVEARIVIWESPQVLLVPTSALFRQGEEWAVFCVADGRAQTRVVKIGHRNALQAEVVEGLREGDTVIVHPGDSIKDQIRVQRRA
- a CDS encoding PmoA family protein encodes the protein MRRTVQARVLLWTLVVLAAGANALRAADATSPAVSFDQHDDRLSIRIGDRQVAEYRWQDPEISRPYLCDVYTTGGFRVTRNHPPVAGQDPTDHDKFHPGIWLAFGDLSGADSWRNKAAIRQLEISEPPRVDSGVGAFEVRQEYRNAAGDQVLAEEACRREIRVRAEGWLLVWNSTFKPRGSEIVFGDQEELGLGVRLATPLAVKQGGRIVNSDGLENEAQAWGKQADWCEYSGEFQGRRVGVLLMPDPNNFRRSWFHARDYGFIAANPFGRAAFTGGEPSRVVVRSGEAFSLRYAVLIFDEDPAQPFDRARVFRDVVKSWSGR
- a CDS encoding MOSC N-terminal beta barrel domain-containing protein, translating into MAPSVLEQIWIYPIKSLDGVRVDAAAVLPSGALAHDRRWALVDAAGPEPRPFVNAKQTARIHALRAQFELDCRKVRLQGDGREFQGTIDAPESLAWLSAFFGREVGLVENAATGWPDDTEASGPTIVSRGTLASVGEWFEGWATEEATRRFRPNLVLAIDEPFWEDRLYGPGVATVRFRIGAVEFEGTNPCQRCVVPSRQPQTGIITSGFARRFAEQREATLPGWAARDRFDHFYRLTVNTRLAPGCSGGTIRCGDRIEIVE
- a CDS encoding ribosomal protein L7/L12: MRCPQCHRENKADASMCRHCGARLEPDVQEDVPASKPSRADLPAWQATALTMFEQGRVIDAIKACRAETGLGLKEAKEAVERLAAEHGLSDVVRRQQRTQTLGCMILAVVGVSLIASFVWLSIRG
- a CDS encoding cupin domain-containing protein, yielding MPGDVLHIDKGAGALYRVLGGDVIYCKLVGSDTGGAFSVFETIVPPQGGPPPHVHHREDETFYVVEGQFEFSVSGRTISAGPGAVVYAPRDLPHRFQNDSATPGKMLVIACPAGIEHFFAELSQFPATGPPEVEKLQALALRYGLELFL